The following proteins come from a genomic window of Schistocerca cancellata isolate TAMUIC-IGC-003103 chromosome 10, iqSchCanc2.1, whole genome shotgun sequence:
- the LOC126106337 gene encoding tubulin-specific chaperone cofactor E-like protein isoform X2: protein MPSLLEALDKKYGKEEDDTLDLDVPIAIYVPKKGPRRCIPSLLVLNDCDIESAGDEDQLGLKCHGVEELDLAQNRLSRWREIFGILRQMPRIRFVNLSFNDLREDLMFLDNNNSFRFLRNLVLNGTRIDWKSVRSLLKILPSLEELHLSLNEYSHVDLEATSPVGSSNGSASVDNREDRLQQQDGSSHPHPHPDPQAVLRGDVPAPTDDAPCLPPHYQFTGVRRLHFTGNPITQWSEVAKLGRAFPQLESLVLADCPLESLDTGTANFGSDSGSSEESECESCGSKVGVGEQPHTFFRQLRFLNLTGTHLRSWRDIDRVSRFPQLQSLRISGCPLFEDYTEHERRQLLIARLPNVQTLNGGGVISYEEREDSERAFIRYYMDKPEADRPERYNDLVAVHGKLDPLVQIDLSPEKKVKEQICHRRTVVDKPLSFVEEGFRNMDYFVAL, encoded by the exons ATGCCATCGCTTCTAGAGGCCTTAGACAAAAAGTATGGGAAGGAGGAAGATGACACTTTGGACCTGGACGTACCCATAGCAATCTACGTTCCGAAGAAAGGACCCAGAAGGTGTATCCCGTCCCTGTTGGTGCTAAACGACTGTGATATTGAATCAGCCGGAGATGAAGACCAGCTTGGACTCAAATGTCATGGTGTAGAGGAGTTAGACTTGGCTCAAAACAGGCTGTCCAGATGGAGAGAG ATCTTCGGCATACTGCGCCAGATGCCACGCATCAGATTTGTCAACTTGAGTTTCAACGACCTCCGAGAGGACCTCATGTTCCTGGACAACAATAATTCTTTCCGCTTTCTTCGGAACCTGGTGCTGAACGGCACACGGATTGACTGGAAGAGCGTCCGCAGCCTGCTGAAGATTCTTCCCAG TTTGGAAGAGCTGCACCTGAGTTTGAACGAGTACAGCCACGTGGACCTGGAAGCAACCTCTCCAGTCGGCAGCAGCAACGGCAGCGCCAGCGTCGACAACCGAGAAGACCGACTGCAGCAGCAGGACGGTAGCTCGCACCCTCACCCTCACCCGGACCCGCAGGCGGTGCTGCGTGGCGACGTGCCGGCACCCACTGATGATGCGCCCTGCCTGCCGCCACACTACCAGTTCACCGGTGTCCGGAGGCTCCACTTCACGGGGAACCCCATCACACAGTGGTCGGAAGTGGCGAAGCTGGGGCGTGCGTTCCCGCAGCTCGAATCACTCGTGTTGGCAGACTGCCCACTAGAGTCACTCGACACGGGGACAG CAAACTTCGGCTCAGACAGCGGCTCGTCAGAGGAGAGTGAATGCGAATCGTGTGGCAGCAAAGTTGGAGTGGGTGAACAGCCACACACCTTTTTCCGGCAGCTGCGCTTCCTCAACCTGACAGGCACACACCTTCGCTCGTGGCGAGACATTGACCGGGTCAGCCGGTTCCCCCAGCTTCAGTCCCTCCGCATCTCTGGCTGTCCACTGTTCGAG GACTACACAGAACATGAGCGGCGGCAGCTGCTCATCGCGCGGTTACCAAATGTCCAGACGCTGAATGGTGGAGGAGTCATCAGCTATGAGGAGAGAGAAGACTCTGAACGGGCATTCATCCGTTACTACATGGACAAGCCCGAAGCAGACAGACCTGAACG GTACAATGACTTAGTAGCAGTCCATGGGAAACTTGACCCTCTTGTCCAAATTGATCTCAGTCCAGAGAAAAAAGTTAAG GAACAAATCTGTCACAGAAGAACAGTTGTTGATAAACCATTAAGCTTCGTGGAAGAAGGATTCAGAAATATGGACTACTTTGTGGCACtataa